Below is a genomic region from Catenuloplanes atrovinosus.
AGGCCGAGCTGCGCGGCCAGCTGCGCGCCGAACAGCGACGAGCCGAGGATGAACAGCGGCACCTCGCCGTCCGGCTTCGGGTACGACTGCACACCCGCGACGCGCGTCCGGCCGGTCAGATAGCCCTGCAGCTCCAGGACGTCCTGCGGGAAGGAATCGGCGGAGAGGTGGTCGCGGCGCAGCGCGCGCATGGTCACCTGGTCGCTGCCGGGCGCGCGGCCGAGGCCGAGGTCGATGCGGCCGGGGTAGAGCGTGGCGAGCGTGCCGAACTGCTCCGCGATGACCAGCGGCGAGTGGTTCGGCAGCATGATCCCGCCCGAGCCCAGCTTGATCGACTCGGTGTGCGCGGCCACGTACCCGATCAGCACGCTCGTGGCGGAGGAGGCGATCGTCGCCATGTTGTGGTGCTCGGCGTACCAGACGCGCCGGTAACCGCTGCGCTCCGCGGCGCGGGCCAGCTCCACGCTGGCCTCGAAGCTGTCGCGCGCGGTCTGGCCGGTCGCGATCGGGGCGAGGTCGAGCAGGGAGAGTGCGGTGGGCATGGTGCCGCCTTCCGGGGTCACAGGTCGTGGTGCAGGCGTTCGGCGAACGCGCGGATGCGGGCCTCGTCGCGGCGGTAGTACGTCCACTGGCCGCGGCGGGTGGCGCGCAGGAACCCGGCGCGCTGCAGGACGGCGAGGTGCGCGGAGACGGTCGAGGCGGAACAGCCGGCGCGCTGCTGGATCAGGCCCACGCAGACGCCGAGCGGCTCGTCCCCGCCGATCGGGAAGTGCGTGGCCGGGTCCTTCAGCCACTCCAGGATGCTCAGGCGAGTCTCGTTCGCCAGGGCCTTGCACTCGTCCAGCACGCGTACCGTCCTTCGGTATTTCGCTAAGTTCCGAAATTACGTCACGCAGCGTGGCGCCGCCAGCATGACGCTGCTCACGCTGCTCACGGTGTCAGCTTGCGCAGGATCTCCGGGATGCGGGCTGCGATGTCCCGCTCCGCGGGCGTGAGGTGGGTGAGCGTGCCGGCGATGACCGCGGCCCGCGCGCGCCGCGCCTCGGTGAGCCGGATGGTGCCGGCCGGGGTGATCACCACCACGACCTGGCGCCGGTCGAGCGCGTCCGGGCGCAGCGTGACCAGGTGCTGGTCCGCGAGGAGGCCGACGGTGCGGGTCATCGACTGGTGGCGGACGGCCTCGCGGCGGGCCAGGTCGGCGATCGAGAGCGCGCCGTCGCGGTGCAGGTGGCCCAGGGCGGCGAGTTGGCCGGGCGGCATCGCCTCCAGCGGGCGGACACGCCGCACGAAGTCGCCGACCGCGGCCCGCAGCGCCTCCGCGAGATCCAGATCATCGCTCATTGGCAGAACAATACAGCAATGCTGTACGTTCGGCGCGTCACGGATGTACAGCACTGCTGTGGAAATGGAGATGGTCATGGCCTACCACCCGTACGCGATCGCGTTCCCCGCCCCCGCGTTCACGCTGCGCTCGCCGGACTTCACGGACGGCGCGCCGCTGCCGGACACGGCCTACGCGGCGCACGGCGGCGAGTCGCCGGCGCTGAACTGGG
It encodes:
- a CDS encoding LLM class flavin-dependent oxidoreductase, which translates into the protein MPTALSLLDLAPIATGQTARDSFEASVELARAAERSGYRRVWYAEHHNMATIASSATSVLIGYVAAHTESIKLGSGGIMLPNHSPLVIAEQFGTLATLYPGRIDLGLGRAPGSDQVTMRALRRDHLSADSFPQDVLELQGYLTGRTRVAGVQSYPKPDGEVPLFILGSSLFGAQLAAQLGLPYAFASHFAPDALHQAVQVYRETFTPSAQLAEPYVIAGVNVIAADTREEAEDQRTRAYRNRTRAFISRGAVGQNFTDAEIDAFLASPNGRQLAEMTRYTAVGTPDEVRDYLEAFAASIKADELITAHHAEDVAARVRSVELTGAAMTAPAAA
- a CDS encoding ArsR/SmtB family transcription factor — translated: MLDECKALANETRLSILEWLKDPATHFPIGGDEPLGVCVGLIQQRAGCSASTVSAHLAVLQRAGFLRATRRGQWTYYRRDEARIRAFAERLHHDL
- a CDS encoding MarR family winged helix-turn-helix transcriptional regulator, whose protein sequence is MSDDLDLAEALRAAVGDFVRRVRPLEAMPPGQLAALGHLHRDGALSIADLARREAVRHQSMTRTVGLLADQHLVTLRPDALDRRQVVVVITPAGTIRLTEARRARAAVIAGTLTHLTPAERDIAARIPEILRKLTP